From the Nonlabens marinus S1-08 genome, one window contains:
- a CDS encoding membrane protein produces MLLTVLLQTVNDSGPIYKETVMGRFPVEPFNTASNLVFLAVIIYFSIKIWKSTHSHYFLKAIMPIFFLGYIGGTVYHATRSAEFWLLLDWVPIVLLCFACSIYFVFKSARSWRYRLLLIAIIVGLNIIPATLPLPKGYGTSVGYIGSAVAVILPVVVYLYQTGWARAIYLGLAVGSFTIAVILRTLDKKYEMEWLWMGTHWLWHTFGAIAVFWLVRFIYEDIERQQHLRMTRIS; encoded by the coding sequence ATGCTTCTAACAGTACTATTGCAAACAGTCAACGACAGTGGACCCATTTATAAGGAAACGGTGATGGGCAGATTTCCTGTAGAACCTTTCAATACGGCAAGTAATCTGGTGTTTCTCGCTGTAATTATTTATTTTTCTATTAAGATCTGGAAGTCCACACATTCTCATTATTTCTTGAAGGCGATCATGCCTATTTTCTTTTTGGGCTATATAGGCGGTACAGTCTATCACGCGACTCGCAGTGCAGAGTTTTGGCTGTTGCTGGACTGGGTTCCAATTGTTCTGCTATGCTTTGCTTGCAGTATTTATTTCGTGTTCAAATCTGCAAGAAGCTGGAGGTACCGGCTATTGTTAATAGCAATCATTGTTGGGCTTAACATTATTCCTGCGACCTTGCCGCTGCCTAAGGGCTATGGTACTTCGGTAGGTTATATAGGGTCTGCCGTTGCGGTGATTTTACCAGTTGTAGTTTACCTATATCAGACGGGATGGGCTAGAGCCATATACTTAGGACTTGCAGTAGGATCTTTTACAATAGCCGTTATTCTTAGAACCCTAGACAAAAAGTATGAGATGGAATGGCTGTGGATGGGTACGCATTGGTTGTGGCACACCTTCGGTGCAATAGCAGTGTTTTGGTTGGTAAGGTTTATCTATGAAGATATCGAGCGTCAGCAACACCTCAGGATGACGAGAATATCTTAA
- a CDS encoding GNAT family N-acetyltransferase gives MKYLMNGQETERLRFRLLEPSDYDSWFPFFADQDIYRFLFLDFKKSEDELCQFWMDKVFARYAEDRGGMNVIEDKHTGDFIGQCGLLVQHMDGDARLEVGYSLLPNHRGKGYALEAAQFARNYAFAKAYDKDFDNLIVSMIHVDNEPSIKVAKNNQMKWLKTFADFNEENFHVYGQTRASWEASVK, from the coding sequence ATGAAATACTTAATGAACGGTCAAGAAACCGAACGTTTGCGATTTCGTTTACTGGAGCCATCGGACTATGATTCTTGGTTTCCCTTTTTTGCTGATCAAGACATTTACCGTTTTCTGTTTTTAGATTTTAAAAAGTCTGAGGATGAATTGTGCCAATTTTGGATGGATAAAGTCTTTGCTCGCTATGCGGAAGATCGAGGCGGCATGAATGTCATTGAAGATAAGCACACTGGAGACTTCATAGGTCAGTGTGGTTTATTAGTGCAACATATGGATGGTGACGCCAGGTTAGAGGTAGGCTACTCCTTATTGCCCAATCATCGTGGAAAGGGTTATGCCCTTGAAGCTGCACAATTTGCAAGGAATTACGCTTTCGCGAAAGCGTATGACAAAGACTTTGACAACCTCATCGTCTCTATGATACATGTTGATAATGAGCCCTCCATTAAAGTGGCTAAAAACAATCAAATGAAATGGCTCAAAACCTTTGCAGATTTTAATGAAGAGAATTTTCATGTTTATGGGCAAACCCGTGCCTCTTGGGAGGCTAGCGTTAAATAA
- the dut gene encoding dUTP diphosphatase — MTVKIINKSAHDLPAYETVGSAGMDIRASITESVILKPLERAIVKTGLFIELPVGTEAQVRPRSGLAAKKGITVLNAPGTIDADYRGEIGVILVNLSNEDFTIENGERIAQLVIAKHEQPQWEEVEVLGETDRGSGGFGSTGVK, encoded by the coding sequence AAATCCGCCCACGATTTACCAGCTTATGAAACCGTTGGCAGCGCAGGAATGGATATAAGAGCCTCAATAACAGAATCCGTTATTTTAAAACCGCTGGAACGAGCCATTGTAAAAACAGGATTATTTATAGAATTGCCCGTTGGCACCGAGGCGCAAGTAAGACCACGCAGCGGTCTAGCTGCAAAAAAAGGAATTACTGTCCTCAACGCTCCAGGAACTATTGATGCCGACTATCGCGGCGAGATAGGCGTGATATTAGTCAATCTTTCCAATGAAGATTTTACGATAGAAAACGGCGAGCGCATCGCCCAACTGGTCATTGCAAAACACGAGCAACCACAATGGGAAGAAGTTGAGGTTCTTGGAGAAACTGATCGCGGTTCTGGCGGTTTTGGGAGTACGGGAGTAAAGTAA
- a CDS encoding sugar phosphate nucleotidyltransferase, which yields MKIIVPMAGRGSRLRPHSLTVPKPLIPIANKPIVHRLVRDIANILSEPVEEIAFILGDPAFFGDDVVKSLEELAESLGAKASIYRQLEPLGTGHAIMCAEPSLSGPAVVAYADTLIRASFELDPAADAVIWTKEVDHPEAYGVVKLNEKEEITELVEKPKEFVSNQAVIGIYYFKEIADLKKELQYVIDNDIINGGEYQINDGIKRLMSKGNIFKTGTVDEWMDCGNKEVAIDTNTRIMKFMVTDGSEEIKTKATLENSKIIEPCVIADDVVIKNSTVGPHVSVGAGTTITNCKISNSLIQNNSVIKNATLDEAMIGNHVKYNGDFKYISIGDYSTME from the coding sequence ATGAAAATAATTGTCCCCATGGCCGGTCGCGGCTCCAGATTAAGACCTCATTCATTAACCGTTCCTAAACCATTAATCCCGATAGCAAACAAACCCATCGTTCATAGATTGGTGCGTGATATTGCAAATATCCTGAGCGAACCAGTTGAAGAGATTGCTTTTATCTTGGGTGATCCCGCTTTTTTTGGTGATGATGTTGTCAAGAGTTTGGAGGAACTTGCAGAAAGCCTTGGTGCTAAAGCGAGTATCTACCGTCAGCTCGAACCATTGGGAACTGGCCATGCCATCATGTGTGCAGAGCCTTCTCTTTCTGGCCCAGCGGTTGTCGCTTATGCAGATACGCTGATACGTGCGAGTTTTGAACTGGACCCAGCGGCAGATGCTGTGATATGGACTAAAGAGGTCGACCATCCAGAAGCCTATGGTGTGGTGAAACTCAACGAGAAAGAAGAGATTACAGAATTGGTCGAGAAGCCTAAGGAATTTGTCAGCAATCAAGCGGTAATTGGGATCTATTATTTCAAAGAAATCGCAGACCTTAAAAAAGAACTTCAATACGTGATCGATAACGATATCATCAATGGTGGTGAGTACCAGATCAATGATGGTATCAAAAGATTGATGTCTAAAGGAAATATATTCAAGACCGGAACCGTTGATGAATGGATGGATTGTGGGAATAAGGAGGTTGCGATCGATACTAACACGCGCATCATGAAATTCATGGTCACGGATGGCAGTGAAGAAATAAAAACTAAGGCAACTCTAGAAAATTCAAAGATTATTGAACCTTGTGTTATTGCAGATGACGTCGTGATCAAAAATTCAACCGTAGGACCTCACGTGAGTGTAGGTGCTGGAACTACCATTACTAATTGCAAAATCAGCAATAGCTTGATACAAAACAATTCGGTTATAAAAAATGCAACCCTTGACGAGGCAATGATAGGGAACCATGTTAAATACAATGGTGATTTTAAGTACATCAGCATCGGTGATTATTCCACCATGGAATAA
- a CDS encoding tetratricopeptide repeat protein, giving the protein MKKLLFSVLFFTFLAAHAQEEVAAVEVSEDDLGVVSDAFKENFFDALSLKARENHDRAIEKLLICERLEPDNGAVQFELAKNYMASNAFAKAETHLLAAINISGEREWLLDNLLEVYNQQQEYSKAVNVLEKLAKDNVNYQELLPVAYLRISNKEKALAVIEDLDQKLGLNERRSVLRRSLQNNQQQEERITGNLEELEEKLAVDPDNEQLYIQLIYGYSRINNMDKTQEFAEKLSDALPDSDSAQVALYKIYLESGELETGLQSMKRIFESAGLEESLKVEVLKDFLATAKNNPALSAYIQPAIEDFKDNVESIDAYLALGDHYKEEKQLQAAVSFYETAMELNNQDFELIKTTALLYLDTGAFAKAETLSTAALESFPTQPLLYLINGAALNKLGDFKKAINQLETGLSFLLDEPQLEKDIYGQLVVAYEKLGDAAKAKEAQLKMNSMGN; this is encoded by the coding sequence ATGAAAAAACTCTTGTTTTCAGTTCTATTCTTCACATTCCTTGCTGCTCACGCACAAGAGGAAGTTGCGGCTGTGGAGGTTAGTGAGGACGATTTAGGCGTGGTTTCAGATGCATTTAAGGAGAATTTTTTTGATGCCCTGTCGCTTAAGGCTCGGGAGAACCACGATCGCGCCATCGAGAAACTTTTAATTTGTGAGCGCCTAGAGCCTGACAATGGGGCGGTACAGTTTGAGCTTGCAAAGAATTATATGGCGAGTAACGCTTTCGCGAAAGCGGAAACCCATCTACTTGCTGCCATCAACATCTCTGGAGAACGCGAGTGGCTTCTGGACAATTTGCTTGAAGTGTACAATCAGCAGCAGGAATATTCCAAGGCAGTGAATGTGCTGGAAAAGCTCGCTAAAGACAATGTCAATTACCAAGAGCTATTGCCGGTAGCGTACCTACGCATCAGCAATAAAGAAAAAGCTCTAGCGGTAATTGAAGATTTAGACCAAAAATTAGGGCTTAATGAACGCCGCAGTGTGTTGCGACGCTCTTTGCAAAACAACCAGCAACAGGAAGAACGCATCACGGGCAATCTGGAAGAACTGGAGGAAAAGCTAGCCGTAGACCCTGATAATGAGCAGTTGTACATCCAGCTTATTTACGGTTACAGCCGCATCAACAACATGGATAAAACCCAAGAATTTGCCGAGAAACTCAGCGATGCCTTACCAGATAGTGATAGTGCACAAGTAGCACTGTATAAGATTTATCTAGAATCTGGAGAGCTTGAGACAGGATTGCAAAGTATGAAACGCATCTTTGAGTCTGCGGGACTAGAGGAGTCTCTGAAAGTAGAAGTTTTAAAGGATTTTCTGGCTACTGCAAAAAATAATCCTGCTTTAAGTGCTTACATCCAGCCTGCGATTGAAGATTTTAAAGATAATGTCGAGAGTATTGATGCATATCTCGCTCTAGGTGATCACTACAAGGAAGAAAAACAGCTGCAAGCCGCAGTTTCATTTTACGAGACAGCTATGGAATTGAATAATCAGGATTTTGAATTGATAAAAACTACGGCACTGTTGTATTTAGATACAGGCGCTTTCGCGAAAGCGGAAACTCTATCCACAGCAGCACTAGAAAGTTTTCCCACCCAACCCTTATTATATTTGATCAATGGGGCTGCTTTAAACAAATTAGGAGATTTTAAAAAGGCAATAAATCAGTTGGAAACTGGTTTATCCTTTTTATTAGATGAGCCCCAACTAGAAAAGGATATCTACGGTCAACTGGTTGTGGCTTATGAAAAATTAGGAGATGCTGCCAAAGCAAAAGAGGCGCAATTAAAAATGAATTCCATGGGTAACTAA
- a CDS encoding tetratricopeptide repeat protein codes for MKNTLSIIVLILIGYCCQAQDEVTKSPAEEACECIAKIDINENKKDQNEQVEECIKDAIMAQQISTKLFGALEKSKDTTRTEKDINITINASEGYEKIERELIDNCKALNILLNNAKPSSTNSYSDNEKAMEYYNQGYQVYNAGDFKKAVELYGKAVKEDEYFAFAWDMLGVSHRRLDNYKEAINAYRKSLKIDPYGKMPLQNLPIAYRLEKDYKKAIKAYEEYIERYPEDPEGYFGLSQCGLLTKNYELAANNIFPAYKMYAEVNSPYKQDAEAVLSAVYKGMKENDNLERFREIAAKHEITLNE; via the coding sequence ATGAAAAACACATTGTCGATTATTGTTTTGATATTAATTGGTTACTGCTGTCAGGCTCAAGATGAGGTTACCAAGTCACCTGCTGAAGAAGCCTGTGAGTGTATTGCGAAGATTGATATCAATGAAAACAAAAAGGATCAAAATGAACAGGTAGAAGAGTGCATCAAAGACGCCATCATGGCACAACAGATCTCTACTAAGTTGTTTGGCGCTCTAGAAAAATCAAAGGATACGACCAGAACAGAAAAAGACATTAACATTACCATCAATGCGAGCGAAGGTTATGAAAAAATCGAGCGAGAATTAATCGACAATTGCAAGGCACTCAACATCCTACTCAATAATGCTAAGCCATCAAGCACAAATTCTTACAGTGATAATGAAAAAGCCATGGAATATTACAATCAGGGCTATCAAGTCTATAACGCTGGAGATTTCAAAAAAGCCGTAGAACTATACGGGAAAGCAGTAAAAGAAGACGAATACTTTGCCTTTGCATGGGACATGTTGGGTGTTTCTCATAGAAGGTTGGACAATTATAAAGAAGCGATTAACGCCTACAGAAAATCACTGAAGATTGATCCTTATGGTAAAATGCCACTTCAAAACCTGCCCATCGCCTATAGACTGGAGAAAGACTACAAGAAAGCGATCAAAGCATATGAAGAATATATTGAGCGCTACCCAGAAGATCCTGAAGGATATTTTGGACTATCACAATGCGGTTTACTTACTAAGAATTATGAATTGGCTGCAAATAATATTTTCCCAGCCTACAAAATGTACGCGGAAGTCAATTCTCCTTACAAGCAGGACGCTGAGGCCGTCTTAAGCGCCGTTTATAAAGGAATGAAAGAAAATGACAATCTGGAGAGATTCAGAGAAATTGCCGCTAAACATGAAATTACCTTGAATGAATAA
- a CDS encoding HU domain-containing protein, with product MQMSSYISELLYRHECVVIPGFGAFISRRVPAQHFASTHTLYPPKKGLSFNEQIQQNDGLLVNYVSTVEQIPYADALQEIRNYVRFLDHEIDEKGEITIHKVGRFTRTAESALSFTPMYLVNYLPEAFGLTKHETYAINRTPVTAPVEEEIAAETSVIALETPKSGSAAWVRAAAAVAILVAGSYAGLHSYQMETVNEAIAIEEMANEQFKSKVQEASFLISTPLPSVTMEVAPIVKDFHVVAGAFRDPANADKKVALLKEQGFAAERIGVNKYGLHNVAFGSFVERNDAINELYRIRKQGFEGAWLLSGSFNK from the coding sequence ATGCAAATGTCCAGCTACATATCTGAATTGTTATACCGCCATGAGTGCGTTGTGATACCAGGCTTCGGAGCCTTTATATCTAGACGTGTTCCTGCGCAACATTTCGCCAGTACGCATACATTGTACCCGCCTAAAAAAGGATTGAGCTTTAACGAGCAAATCCAGCAAAACGATGGGTTGCTAGTCAATTATGTATCCACTGTAGAGCAAATTCCTTATGCAGATGCCTTACAAGAAATACGCAATTATGTGCGTTTTCTGGATCATGAAATTGATGAAAAAGGGGAAATTACCATTCATAAAGTAGGACGTTTTACAAGAACTGCAGAAAGTGCACTTTCCTTCACGCCTATGTATCTGGTCAATTACTTGCCAGAAGCCTTCGGTCTTACAAAGCATGAGACTTATGCCATTAACCGCACACCAGTTACCGCTCCAGTTGAGGAGGAAATAGCAGCCGAAACTTCAGTAATTGCCCTTGAAACTCCTAAGTCTGGAAGTGCCGCCTGGGTGCGCGCTGCAGCAGCCGTGGCCATCCTAGTAGCAGGAAGTTATGCTGGATTACACAGCTATCAAATGGAAACGGTGAATGAAGCCATTGCTATTGAAGAAATGGCAAACGAGCAATTCAAGTCTAAAGTTCAAGAAGCAAGTTTCCTCATTTCTACACCACTGCCCAGCGTGACCATGGAAGTAGCTCCTATTGTTAAGGATTTTCATGTAGTTGCCGGAGCCTTCCGCGATCCAGCGAATGCAGACAAAAAGGTTGCTCTTTTAAAAGAACAAGGTTTTGCGGCAGAACGTATAGGTGTGAATAAATATGGGTTGCATAATGTAGCCTTTGGCAGTTTTGTGGAACGCAATGATGCGATCAACGAATTGTACCGTATACGCAAACAAGGCTTTGAAGGTGCCTGGTTGCTGAGTGGGAGCTTCAACAAGTAA
- a CDS encoding acyl-CoA thioesterase translates to MENRTPRQSFTTVTDLVLPSETNPLNNLFGGELLARMDRAASIAARRHCRRVVVTASVNHVAFSRMIPLGSVVTIEAQVSRAFKSSMEVYMDVYIEDRESGERTKANEAIYSFVAVDDTGRPVQIPAIHPETEDEKNRYDAALRRKQLSLVLAGKMKAAEATELKALFE, encoded by the coding sequence ATGGAGAATCGCACACCCAGACAATCTTTTACCACAGTAACAGACCTGGTTCTTCCCAGTGAAACAAACCCATTGAATAATCTTTTTGGTGGAGAATTACTGGCGCGTATGGATCGTGCGGCAAGTATAGCTGCAAGGAGACATTGTCGCCGTGTGGTGGTAACAGCATCTGTAAATCATGTGGCATTTAGCCGTATGATTCCGTTAGGAAGCGTGGTAACTATTGAAGCCCAGGTTTCCAGGGCTTTTAAATCGTCCATGGAAGTTTATATGGATGTTTATATTGAAGACCGTGAAAGTGGCGAGCGTACTAAGGCAAATGAGGCTATCTATTCATTTGTTGCGGTAGACGACACTGGCAGACCTGTACAAATACCAGCCATCCATCCAGAAACTGAGGACGAAAAAAATCGTTATGACGCTGCACTGAGACGCAAACAATTGAGTCTGGTTCTCGCTGGCAAAATGAAAGCTGCGGAAGCTACTGAGCTTAAAGCTTTATTTGAGTAG
- a CDS encoding fasciclin domain-containing protein: MNLKNNVLLLVMSMFLLVGSQVSAQVETIGKPVMVGGEEMNPAKNIIENASKSKAHKTLVAAIKAAGLVETLSGAGPFTVFAPTNTAFSALPDGTLETLLKPENKEQLIQLLTFHVIPGKINSTDLIALMDKNNGRASIATIEGGKLTFYMEDGDVYLKDEKGKNAAVTIADVNQSNGVIHVIDAVLTPKK; this comes from the coding sequence ATGAACTTAAAAAATAATGTTCTCCTTCTAGTCATGTCGATGTTCCTGCTAGTAGGAAGCCAAGTTTCAGCTCAAGTAGAAACTATTGGAAAACCTGTTATGGTAGGCGGTGAAGAAATGAATCCTGCTAAAAACATCATAGAAAATGCCTCAAAATCAAAGGCTCACAAAACCTTAGTTGCTGCAATTAAAGCAGCAGGGTTAGTAGAAACCCTTTCAGGAGCAGGTCCGTTTACTGTTTTCGCACCTACAAATACCGCATTTAGCGCATTACCTGACGGTACCCTTGAAACGCTTTTAAAGCCAGAGAATAAAGAGCAGCTAATTCAACTTTTGACATTCCATGTAATTCCTGGAAAAATCAATTCTACAGATTTAATAGCACTAATGGACAAAAACAATGGAAGAGCGTCCATTGCTACTATTGAAGGTGGGAAACTTACTTTCTATATGGAAGATGGAGATGTATATTTGAAAGATGAAAAAGGTAAAAATGCTGCTGTAACCATAGCAGATGTGAATCAATCTAATGGAGTAATTCATGTGATTGATGCCGTATTGACACCAAAAAAATAA
- a CDS encoding DUF4292 domain-containing protein, translated as MTKRVFGLVLALVLISCGGSQKAAEKAVTTAAKTKIIKAHNLAVIDFNTIQSRLGVKYQDANRSHSLTVDLRMEKGKQIWMSVRVLGITMAKVYITPDRVQFYEKLQKRSFDGDFQLVSDFLGEELNFEQLENLLLGQVIEPLNSMDYRVDNNRYEFRQSGVIEKLFALRPSDFKVAQQSISKKSENTTLDVQYLQYQTVSGKVLPEDITINANSNGNLVQVELQMNNVEFDQDLSFPFEMPDNYKRMTF; from the coding sequence ATGACAAAAAGAGTATTTGGACTAGTATTAGCACTTGTATTAATTTCTTGTGGAGGATCTCAAAAAGCAGCTGAAAAAGCAGTTACCACAGCAGCTAAAACAAAAATTATAAAGGCTCACAATCTTGCGGTAATTGATTTCAATACCATACAATCCCGGCTAGGAGTCAAGTATCAGGATGCAAATAGATCACACTCCCTTACGGTGGATTTGCGGATGGAAAAGGGCAAACAAATCTGGATGAGTGTTAGGGTGTTGGGTATCACCATGGCTAAGGTATATATCACTCCCGACCGTGTTCAATTTTACGAGAAGTTACAAAAGCGATCCTTCGATGGCGACTTCCAGTTAGTATCTGACTTTCTGGGTGAAGAATTGAATTTTGAACAATTGGAAAATTTACTGCTGGGTCAGGTCATCGAACCTCTAAATTCTATGGATTATAGGGTGGATAATAACCGTTATGAATTTCGTCAATCAGGCGTGATAGAGAAACTTTTTGCGCTACGTCCTTCTGATTTTAAGGTGGCACAACAATCCATTAGTAAGAAATCAGAAAACACTACTCTGGATGTTCAGTATTTACAGTATCAGACGGTTTCTGGAAAAGTTTTGCCAGAAGATATTACTATCAATGCTAATAGTAATGGTAACCTTGTGCAAGTAGAGCTACAAATGAATAATGTAGAGTTTGATCAAGACCTAAGCTTTCCATTTGAGATGCCAGACAATTATAAACGCATGACCTTTTAA
- a CDS encoding murein hydrolase activator EnvC family protein, which produces MKSLLYISLFFLAGIFSAQAQSERAKLEQRRAAIQAEINQYDKLLSSAKKDKRSVLSQVQTIDSKISKTQEIINITNKQANLITRSINTNAEEIKKLNAEIKELKKEYGEMIVKAYKSKNDQSRLMFLLSSEDFLQAYKRVQYLQAYADYRKKQADEITVKSNLLEEKNAQLELEKIQKKEILAANEKQRAALKDDKAEQVVLLEDVKKNEKQYAAEIQQKARERAKIDREIRKIIEADIAASNKGKVGATKGKFFLTPEAKELARNFTNNRGKLPWPVPEGVITRRYGNQPHPVLPGIEIPSNGLRIQAPNGTSARAVFDGEVVQIVKSRDGILAVHVRHGNYTTVYGNLRSVNVQKGQKVNTLTTLGEIFTDYAGVTELQFAILEEASTQDPARWILRN; this is translated from the coding sequence ATGAAGTCACTTCTTTACATTTCTTTATTTTTTCTAGCAGGAATCTTCAGTGCTCAAGCACAATCTGAACGAGCCAAGCTGGAGCAGCGCCGTGCCGCGATTCAAGCAGAAATCAACCAATACGATAAATTACTATCCAGCGCTAAGAAGGACAAACGATCTGTGTTGTCCCAAGTGCAAACCATTGATTCCAAAATCTCCAAAACACAGGAGATTATCAATATTACCAACAAGCAAGCCAACCTGATTACCCGCAGCATCAATACAAATGCAGAGGAAATCAAAAAGCTGAATGCAGAGATCAAAGAATTGAAAAAGGAATACGGTGAGATGATCGTGAAGGCTTACAAGTCTAAAAATGATCAAAGCCGTTTGATGTTTTTACTTTCCTCGGAAGATTTTTTACAAGCCTACAAACGAGTACAATACCTTCAGGCCTATGCCGATTACCGTAAGAAACAAGCAGATGAGATCACTGTTAAAAGTAATTTGCTAGAAGAGAAGAACGCACAGCTGGAACTAGAAAAAATTCAGAAAAAAGAAATACTTGCTGCTAACGAGAAACAACGAGCAGCATTGAAGGATGATAAAGCAGAGCAAGTAGTACTGCTGGAAGACGTTAAGAAGAACGAGAAGCAATACGCGGCTGAAATCCAGCAAAAGGCGAGAGAGCGAGCTAAAATCGACCGAGAAATACGCAAGATTATTGAAGCAGATATCGCTGCATCTAATAAAGGAAAAGTAGGAGCTACAAAAGGCAAGTTCTTCCTAACTCCAGAGGCTAAAGAACTGGCTAGAAACTTTACCAATAACCGTGGAAAACTCCCATGGCCGGTACCCGAAGGTGTGATCACCAGGCGTTATGGAAATCAGCCGCATCCAGTATTGCCAGGGATTGAAATACCATCTAATGGATTGCGTATTCAAGCACCTAATGGAACCAGTGCCAGAGCTGTTTTTGATGGTGAGGTGGTGCAAATTGTCAAATCTAGAGATGGAATCCTAGCGGTACACGTGCGTCACGGTAACTATACAACGGTCTATGGGAACTTAAGGAGCGTGAACGTACAGAAAGGTCAAAAGGTAAATACCTTGACCACTCTGGGAGAGATCTTTACAGATTATGCTGGGGTAACAGAGTTACAATTTGCGATTCTTGAGGAGGCCTCTACACAAGATCCCGCGCGATGGATTCTGAGAAATTAG
- a CDS encoding phenylalanine--tRNA ligase subunit alpha, with amino-acid sequence MLEKVKEHIARVEGFEAQTAEAVEKFRIEYLGTKGLLKELFAAFKEVPNDQKKEFGQAINQLKQLATDKVQQLKDLLESQQEEAGTLGDLTRPGYPMPIGSRHPISLVKNQIIEVFSRIGFNVSEGPEIEDDWHNFTALNLPEHHPARDMQDTFFIQTDPDVLLRTHTSSVQVRYMENNQPPIRTISPGRVFRNEAISARAHCIFHQVEGLYIDKDVSFADLKQTLLYFTQEMFGKSKIRLRPSYFPFTEPSAEVDIYWGLETETDYRITKGTGWLEIMGCGMVDPAVLTNCGIDPEEYSGFAFGMGIERIAMLLYQIGDIRMFFENDVRFLKQFSSAL; translated from the coding sequence ATGCTGGAGAAGGTTAAGGAACATATTGCTAGAGTTGAAGGATTTGAAGCACAAACTGCAGAAGCGGTGGAGAAATTCCGTATCGAATATTTAGGAACTAAAGGATTGTTGAAGGAGCTGTTTGCAGCTTTTAAAGAAGTGCCTAACGACCAGAAAAAAGAATTTGGTCAGGCGATCAACCAACTCAAGCAACTGGCTACTGACAAAGTACAGCAACTCAAGGACCTATTAGAATCACAGCAAGAAGAAGCAGGTACTTTGGGAGACTTAACTCGTCCAGGGTACCCTATGCCCATAGGGTCTAGGCATCCTATTTCACTTGTTAAAAACCAAATTATAGAAGTGTTTTCTCGCATAGGTTTTAACGTGAGTGAAGGTCCAGAAATCGAGGACGACTGGCACAACTTTACCGCATTGAACCTGCCAGAACACCATCCAGCACGGGACATGCAGGACACCTTCTTTATTCAAACAGATCCAGATGTATTGTTGCGCACACACACTTCTAGTGTACAAGTGCGTTATATGGAAAATAACCAGCCGCCTATCCGCACCATTTCTCCAGGCCGTGTTTTTAGAAATGAAGCGATCAGTGCCCGGGCACACTGTATTTTTCACCAGGTAGAAGGATTATACATTGACAAGGACGTCAGTTTTGCAGACTTGAAACAAACGTTGTTATACTTTACTCAAGAGATGTTCGGGAAAAGTAAAATCCGTTTGCGACCTTCTTATTTCCCATTTACAGAACCTAGTGCTGAGGTGGACATTTATTGGGGTCTGGAAACAGAAACCGATTATAGAATAACCAAAGGTACCGGATGGTTAGAAATCATGGGCTGTGGTATGGTAGACCCAGCAGTTTTGACTAATTGTGGTATCGATCCAGAAGAATACAGTGGATTTGCCTTTGGGATGGGAATAGAACGTATAGCGATGTTGCTGTATCAAATAGGCGACATCCGCATGTTTTTTGAGAACGATGTGCGTTTCTTAAAACAGTTTTCCAGCGCGCTGTAA